A window from Listeria seeligeri serovar 1/2b str. SLCC3954 encodes these proteins:
- a CDS encoding SAM hydrolase/SAM-dependent halogenase family protein translates to MTKQLLVLQSDFGISDGAVSAMYGVINSVSVDLQIYDLTHQIPQFNIWEASYRLLQTVTYWPQDTIFVSIVDPGVGSERRSVAVLTKDGHYIITPDNGTLTHIAHYATIKAVRLIDEDKNRLPKSGESHTFHGRDIFAYTAARLAAGEIRFEDIGPEATVESIVSLSLSDSYLANEQAFGTIDIIDRPFGNLWTNIRRTDFLQLDASYGDSIEVLIKHHDRVVYKNFVTYSRSFADLRIGEALIYVNSLDNLGLGINQGSFVDAYSVGTGTSWKVTLKKV, encoded by the coding sequence ATGACAAAACAATTACTCGTTTTACAGTCAGATTTTGGTATTAGCGATGGTGCAGTTAGTGCAATGTACGGCGTGATTAATAGTGTTAGTGTGGATTTACAAATATATGATTTGACCCACCAAATTCCTCAATTTAATATTTGGGAAGCTTCCTATCGATTGCTACAAACAGTTACTTACTGGCCACAAGATACGATTTTTGTTTCGATTGTTGATCCTGGTGTTGGTTCCGAACGTCGGAGTGTAGCAGTTTTAACAAAAGATGGACATTATATTATCACGCCAGACAATGGCACTTTAACCCATATCGCTCACTACGCGACAATTAAAGCAGTCCGTTTGATTGATGAAGATAAAAACCGACTTCCAAAATCAGGGGAATCACATACTTTTCATGGTCGGGACATTTTTGCCTATACCGCCGCTAGACTTGCTGCTGGTGAAATTCGCTTTGAAGATATTGGACCTGAAGCGACAGTTGAATCCATTGTTTCTTTAAGCTTAAGTGATTCTTACTTAGCGAATGAGCAAGCTTTTGGTACGATTGATATCATTGATAGACCTTTTGGAAATCTTTGGACTAATATTCGTCGGACTGACTTTTTACAACTAGATGCAAGTTATGGTGATTCGATTGAAGTGTTAATCAAGCATCATGATCGAGTAGTTTATAAAAATTTCGTTACTTATAGCCGTTCTTTCGCTGATTTACGCATAGGTGAAGCGCTTATTTATGTAAATTCACTTGATAATCTTGGTTTAGGCATTAATCAAGGCTCATTCGTAGACGCCTATTCAGTCGGAACTGGTACAAGTTGGAAAGTTACTTTAAAAAAAGTATAA
- the mdrT gene encoding cholic acid efflux MFS transporter MdrT, producing the protein MNSTAVERPVDVNGKSYSRSLLVVTMIIGAFVAILNQTLLATALPMIMDDLHITAATGQWLTTAFLLTNGIMIPITALLIEKISSKTLFITAMSVFTVGTIIASMSGSFPMLLTGRIVQAAGAGIMMPLLQTIFLLIFPREKRGAAMGLMGLVIAFAPAIGPTLSGWIVDSYDWRVLFIILIPIAIIDIILAFFGMKKVVKLTDTKIDFLSIVMSSIGFGALLYGFSSAGNDGWGDATVITMLIIGVVVIALFVWRQLVIDNPMLELHVFKYPVFSLSVILGSIVTMAMIGAEIVLPLYIQTIRGESALQSGLLLLPGAIIMGIMSPITGIIFDKIGAKWLTITGVTILTIGTIPFMFLTMDTPLWYIVVFYAVRFFGISMAMMPVSTAGMNALPNHLINHGSAVNNTIRQIAGSIGTAVLITVLTNVTKDNMPSKMLAGTDPAAFAQQAQDASLDGMRAAFMVAAIFAAIGMFLSFFLKTKKQEPIVKEYTK; encoded by the coding sequence TTGAATAGTACAGCAGTAGAACGTCCTGTTGATGTTAACGGGAAATCGTACAGTAGAAGTTTATTAGTAGTAACAATGATTATTGGGGCATTTGTAGCGATATTGAATCAGACGCTCTTAGCAACCGCGCTACCAATGATTATGGATGATTTGCACATTACAGCAGCGACAGGGCAATGGTTGACAACGGCTTTCTTGCTGACAAATGGGATTATGATTCCAATCACAGCACTTTTAATTGAAAAAATTAGTTCTAAAACATTATTTATTACAGCAATGTCTGTATTTACAGTAGGGACAATTATAGCGTCCATGTCGGGTTCATTCCCAATGTTATTAACAGGTCGGATTGTTCAAGCAGCCGGAGCGGGGATTATGATGCCGCTCTTGCAAACTATCTTCTTACTGATTTTTCCGCGTGAAAAACGTGGTGCAGCGATGGGGCTTATGGGATTAGTTATTGCCTTCGCTCCAGCAATTGGGCCAACTTTATCTGGTTGGATTGTTGATTCCTATGACTGGAGAGTTTTATTTATTATTTTAATCCCAATTGCGATTATTGATATTATTTTAGCCTTTTTCGGAATGAAAAAAGTAGTTAAATTAACTGATACAAAAATTGATTTTCTTTCAATTGTTATGTCATCAATCGGTTTTGGCGCACTTCTTTATGGATTTAGTTCAGCGGGGAATGATGGCTGGGGAGATGCGACTGTTATAACAATGCTGATTATTGGGGTTGTTGTGATTGCGCTCTTTGTTTGGCGTCAACTAGTGATTGATAACCCAATGCTTGAATTACACGTGTTTAAATATCCTGTATTCTCGCTTTCTGTTATCCTAGGTTCAATTGTCACAATGGCAATGATTGGTGCAGAAATCGTACTACCTCTTTATATTCAAACTATCCGCGGGGAATCGGCACTGCAATCAGGATTACTATTACTGCCGGGTGCGATAATTATGGGTATAATGAGTCCGATAACAGGAATTATATTTGATAAAATTGGTGCGAAATGGCTGACGATTACCGGGGTGACCATTTTAACTATTGGTACAATACCATTTATGTTCTTGACAATGGATACACCACTTTGGTATATTGTGGTATTTTATGCGGTTCGATTCTTCGGGATTTCGATGGCGATGATGCCGGTTTCAACTGCTGGAATGAATGCCTTGCCTAATCACTTGATTAATCACGGGTCGGCAGTTAATAATACAATTAGACAAATTGCTGGTTCAATTGGTACGGCTGTCTTGATTACAGTTTTGACGAATGTAACGAAAGATAATATGCCAAGTAAAATGTTAGCGGGAACGGATCCGGCAGCATTTGCACAACAAGCACAAGATGCTAGCTTAGATGGCATGCGCGCGGCCTTTATGGTTGCTGCAATCTTTGCTGCTATTGGGATGTTCTTGAGTTTCTTCCTTAAAACTAAGAAACAAGAACCAATTGTAAAAGAATATACGAAATAA
- the brtA gene encoding bile-regulated transcriptional regulator BrtA — protein MKEKKQRIIKSAKEVFQKQGYLKTSVQDIVEAAEISKGTFYNYFTSKEELAIVIFKQEYSVLHQRLEYTMALSGTKKDNFTECLKIIIRFYTENGEILNITFSQAMIDDDFNSFLQSVRLKNMEWVKNQLLEVYGEETDPYINDITMLLSGMAAMYVFANGSKNIDSGLIDRAIPYVVRRLDALVKDILISGEIVFTEEDTENLVPDHTTMRKKRLAKLREALEELSTGIDNADIADSDKWQYKESMNALVGEINNNEAPRDFMIQGTLLYLKQHVPTTLKKEVNKLELCVNGLL, from the coding sequence TTGAAGGAGAAGAAGCAACGGATTATTAAGTCAGCCAAAGAGGTGTTTCAAAAGCAAGGTTATTTAAAAACATCAGTGCAGGATATAGTAGAAGCTGCGGAGATTTCTAAAGGGACTTTCTATAATTATTTTACTTCTAAAGAGGAATTAGCAATTGTGATTTTTAAACAAGAATATTCTGTTTTGCATCAGCGTCTTGAGTATACGATGGCTCTTTCAGGAACGAAAAAAGATAATTTCACAGAATGCTTAAAAATTATTATTCGCTTTTACACGGAAAATGGCGAGATTTTAAATATTACTTTTTCTCAAGCAATGATTGATGATGATTTTAACTCGTTCTTGCAAAGTGTAAGGCTTAAGAATATGGAATGGGTGAAAAATCAGTTGTTAGAGGTATACGGGGAGGAAACTGATCCGTATATTAATGATATTACGATGTTGCTTAGTGGTATGGCAGCGATGTATGTTTTCGCGAATGGAAGCAAAAATATAGATAGTGGTTTAATTGACCGAGCTATTCCGTATGTTGTTAGAAGGTTAGATGCGCTTGTAAAAGATATTCTTATTAGTGGAGAGATAGTGTTCACGGAAGAAGATACTGAAAACTTAGTGCCAGACCATACAACGATGAGAAAGAAACGGTTAGCAAAACTTAGGGAAGCTCTTGAGGAACTGAGTACTGGAATTGATAATGCAGATATAGCTGATTCGGATAAATGGCAGTATAAAGAGTCAATGAATGCGTTAGTTGGTGAAATTAATAATAATGAGGCACCAAGAGATTTTATGATTCAAGGAACTTTGCTATATTTAAAACAACATGTACCGACTACTTTAAAGAAAGAAGTTAACAAATTGGAACTGTGTGTGAACGGGCTTTTATAA
- a CDS encoding DUF3116 family protein yields the protein MLLECEMIYSTLVMIKGEAERGFDLTRNEDIITAGKYIITKNDLLYVIYCLEENEFVTRKVNANKWAKVGQKYFLTELGEGFISYY from the coding sequence GTGCTGCTGGAATGTGAAATGATATATTCTACACTTGTGATGATTAAAGGTGAAGCAGAGAGAGGCTTTGATCTTACAAGAAATGAAGATATTATTACAGCTGGAAAGTATATAATAACGAAAAATGATTTGCTTTATGTAATATATTGCCTTGAAGAAAATGAATTTGTTACACGTAAAGTTAATGCCAATAAATGGGCAAAGGTGGGCCAAAAATATTTTTTAACAGAATTAGGAGAAGGTTTTATTTCCTATTATTGA